A stretch of the Xiphias gladius isolate SHS-SW01 ecotype Sanya breed wild chromosome 19, ASM1685928v1, whole genome shotgun sequence genome encodes the following:
- the si:dkey-90l8.3 gene encoding LIM domain transcription factor LMO4-B, with protein sequence MVNSQASGVPPAPRSCAGCGGKIADRFLLYSMERYWHTRCLKCSCCQAQLGDIGTTCYSKGGMILCRSDYIRLFGHSGACSACGQSIPANEMVMRAQGNVYHLKCFSCATCRNRLMPGDRFHYINGTIFCEHDRPSAALLNSHLPPLQSNSVLTDQKVC encoded by the exons ATGGTGAACAGCCAAGCGTCAGGCGTACCACCAGCCCCCAGGTCGTGTGCAGGATGCGGAGGGAAGATTGCCGACCGCTTCCTGCTCTACTCCATGGAGCGCTACTGGCACACTCGCTGCCTCAAGTGCTCTTGCTGCCAAGCCCAGCTGGGAGACATTGGCACCACCTGCTATAGCAAAGGGGGCATGATTCTCTGTCGGAGTGACTACATCAG ACTGTTCGGGCACAGCGGGGCGTGCAGCGCCTGCGGCCAGTCGATTCCAGCCAACGAAATGGTAATGAGGGCACAGGGAAATGTTTACCACCTCAAG TGTTTCAGTTGTGCCACCTGTAGAAACAGACTGATGCCTGGTGATCGCTTCCATTACATCAATGGTACAATCTTCTGTGAGCACGACAGACCCAGTGCTGCCTTGCTCAACAGCCACCTGCCTCCACTTCAGAGCAACTCTGTGCTAACAGACCAGAAG GTTTGCTGA